A single region of the Cucumis melo cultivar AY chromosome 3, USDA_Cmelo_AY_1.0, whole genome shotgun sequence genome encodes:
- the LOC103485564 gene encoding protein yippee-like produces MGRLFVVNLEGRIYSCKHCRTHLALYEDIVSKSFQSRHGKAYLFNKVVNVSVGVKETRMMMTGMHTVADIFCVGCGSIVGWTYETAFEKNQKYKEGKSVLERFKVSGPGGTSYWVSHTHSHETGHGGGSDADEA; encoded by the exons ATGGGGAGGTTGTTCGTTGTGAACCTTGAAGGAAGGATCTATAGCTGCAAACACTGCCGAACCCATCTTGCTCTTTATGAGGACATAGTTTCCAAG TCTTTCCAAAGCAGACATGGAAAAGCTTACCTCTTCAATAAAGT AGTGAATGTTTCTGTTGGAGTGAAAGAAACGAGAATGATGATGACGGGAATGCATACTGTTGCTGATATCTTTTGTGTTGGCTGTGGATCAATTGTGGGATGGACATAT GAAACTGCCTTTGAGAAAAATCAGAAATACAAAGAAGGAAAATCGGTACTGGAGCG GTTCAAGGTTTCAGGGCCTGGTGGAACCAGTTATTGGGTTAGTCATACTCATAGTCATGAAACAGGCCATGGTGGAGGAAGTGATGCAGATGAAGCTTGA